The Musa acuminata AAA Group cultivar baxijiao unplaced genomic scaffold, Cavendish_Baxijiao_AAA HiC_scaffold_107, whole genome shotgun sequence genome window below encodes:
- the LOC135655419 gene encoding 5-amino-6-(5-phospho-D-ribitylamino)uracil phosphatase, chloroplastic-like: MVDTIGVSTSLVGHHLFDRRPFPKEVNFKRRIDFCSLLVTEFMGQRLSIGPSISIATPRQRCNRLIGSTIRSLAMELTKEKNPSKEDWRRIAHDLDYTTDATGLSPGRLWPPANKADDPMIHNPLLRQKRMGCGWFTVILELEGVIVEDDPELEKQAWVVLSREEGRSPPLAFVLKRIEGMKNEQAISEVLCWSRDSTELRRLASRKEEIHQSLRNGGCYQLRCGSREFMTTLANHKIPLAVVSTRPWKILQEAIEAVGVRSFFEVMVAAEDVYRGKPDPEMFVYAAQLLNFIPERCIVFGNSNSTVEAAHDARMKCVAVASKHPVYELRAADLLVRRLDEISVVDLKNLSDIDSPEFASEPEVEMEEEDDPSPSSSVGVDDFFW; this comes from the coding sequence ATGGTTGATACCATCGGCGTGAGCACATCCCTTGTCGGTCACCACCTGTTCGACCGAAGGCCCTTTCCCAAAGAAGTTAACTTTAAGCGGCGGATCGACTTCTGCAGCCTGCTCGTCACAGAATTTATGGGGCAGCGGTTGTCGATCGGCCCTTCTATTTCCATTGCGACTCCCAGGCAACGATGCAACCGGTTAATTGGTTCGACCATCAGGTCGTTGGCGATGGAGCTGACAAAGGAAAAGAACCCTTCAAAAGAAGACTGGCGGAGGATTGCTCATGATCTCGATTACACAACTGATGCAACAGGCCTAAGCCCTGGTAGATTGTGGCCTCCTGCGAACAAGGCTGATGACCCGATGATTCACAACCCGCTGCTCCGTCAAAAAAGAATGGGTTGTGGGTGGTTCACTGTGATCCTTGAATTGGAAGGAGTGATTGTGGAAGATGACCCTGAGTTGGAGAAGCAAGCCTGGGTGGTGTTATCTCGAGAAGAGGGAAGATCGCCACCCCTGGCCTTTGTTTTGAAGAGAATTGAAGGAATGAAGAACGAGCAAGCAATCTCTGAGGTTCTTTGCTGGTCACGAGACTCTACGGAGCTTAGACGATTGGCCTCACGGAAGGAGGAAATACATCAAAGCCTAAGAAATGGTGGATGCTATCAGCTCCGATGTGGGTCTCGGGAGTTCATGACTACTCTTGCAAATCACAAGATTCCACTAGCTGTGGTGTCCACACGACCGTGGAAGATTCTCCAGGAGGCAATTGAGGCTGTCGGTGTGCGAAGCTTCTTTGAAGTGATGGTGGCAGCGGAGGATGTGTATAGAGGAAAACCTGATCCGGAGATGTTTGTTTATGCTGCACAGCTCCTTAATTTTATACCGGAGCGGTGCATCGTGTTTGGAAATTCAAATTCAACTGTGGAGGCAGCGCATGATGCCCGTATGAAGTGTGTGGCAGTTGCAAGTAAACACCCGGTTTATGAACTCCGTGCGGCTGACCTTTTGGTGAGGCGCCTGGATGAGATATCAGTAGTCGACCTAAAGAACCTTTCTGACATTGATTCTCCGGAGTTTGCATCAGAACCAGAGGTGGAGATGGAAGAGGAAGATGATCCATCTCCATCGTCTTCGGTGGGCGTTGATGATTTCTTCTGGTAA